The DNA region TGGTTGACAGCACAGCCCGCCGGAGCCGCTGCCCGTGCTCCTCCCCGAGGAAAGGATTTTGAtttcaaagaaaggaaggaaggaaggacaactCCCAGCTTCCCTGTCCCGCCCTCTCCGCTCCGGGGCGGCCCGGCCAGGCCATGCCCAGGAAGGCTGCGACGGCTCAGCAGAAGGGACTTTCCTGGCAGCACCGCGGCGAGGAGCTCGGACTGTGAGTTTATTCTGCCGCGGTTCATGCTTCCTGCAAGCCTTCTAGGAGACCGAACGCTGCAGCCTCTCCTCACGCCCCGAAGAGCCTCCGGTGTTCTCTGGCCCTCGGGCTCACCCTACGCTGCCCGGGCTCCGGCCGCCGCAGCCCAGTGCCCTCTACCCGCGGCGGTGGATGGCATGATGGTGCGGGGAAGGCACCGCGGCCTTGGCCAGCTGAGTCGCGggggcggcggcagcggcggtgGTAGCGGGCTCCCCAGCGGCATGCCAGTGCCCCCTGGGCGCGATGGCTAGCGGCAGCGCTGGGAAGCCCACTGGCGAGGCGGCTTCTCCGGCTCCTGTGAGCGCCGTCGGTGCGGCCAGCTCGCAGCCACGGAAGAGGCTGGTGTCGGTCTGCGACCACTGCAAAGGCAAGATGCAGCTAGTGGCCGACCTGCTACTACTGTCCAGCGAGGCCCGGCCAGTGCTCTTCGAGGGCCCCGCCTCCTCTTGTGCTGGTGCGGAGTCCTTTGAGCAGTGCCGGGACACCATCATTGCGCGCACCAAGGGGCTCTCCATTCTCACCCATGATGTGCAAAGCCAGCTTAACATGGGCCGATTTGGAGAGGCTGGGGACAGTCTAGTGGAGCTGGGCGACCTGGTGGTGTCGCTGACCGAGTGCTCAGCCCACGCCGCCTATCTGGCTGCAGTGGCCACCCCAGGCGCACAGCCTGCTCAGCCGGGCCTAGTGGATCGCTACCGCGTGACACGCTGTCGCCACGAGGTGGAGCAGGGCTGCGCGGTGCTAAGAGCCACCCCACTGGCCGATATGACCCCGCAGCTGCTGCTGGAGGTGTCGCAGGGCCTGTCGCGCAACCTCAAATTCCTGACGGACGCATGCGCCCTAGCCAGTGACAAGTCACGGGACCGCTTTTCACGCGAGCAGTTCAAGCTGGGCGTCAAGTGCATGAGCACCAGTGCATCGGCGCTGCTGGCCTGCGTAAGGGAGGTGAAGGTGGCACCCAGTGAACTGGCGCGCAGCCGCTGCGCGCTCTTCAGTGGGCCCCTGGTGCAGGCTGTGAGCGCACTGGTGGGCTTCGCCACCGAGCCGCAGTTCCTGGGTCGCGCGGCCGCTGTGAGCGCAGAGGGCAAGGCAGTGCAGACCGCCATCCTGGGTGGTGCCATGAGCGTGGTGTCAGCCTGCGTGCTTCTGACCCAGTGCCTCAGGGATCTGGCGCAGCACCCCGATGGGGGCGCCAAGATGTCGGACCACAGGGAGAGGCTGAGGAACTCGGCCTGCGCCGTGTCTGAAGGCTGCACCCTGCTATCTCAGGCTTTAAGAGAGAGGTCTTCACCCAGGACTTTACCGCCAGTAAATTCCAATTCTGTGAATTAGCAACACCCCCCTCCACCCCATGCCCTTTCTTCTACCCCAGCCTAAAGGAAGACACTTATTCTCTGCCCCTCTCCATTTATACCAAAGAAATCATAGGTGAAacccctgccccccccaccaTGTTAATTGCCCAAGAGGAATCTTCCAGAAGTCAGGGCCACGCACACAACTCACATGCACCGAAGAGCCCAGGTGTCAAGCAGCCCATACAGGAGTGGGGAGCAGAAAATGGGTAATCTGCTGGTTGTGGTTTTACCCCTACACCCACCCCTGTCCGTCAACTGAATTTTATTAATTGGGCAGGAAGGAGGTCATgggttcatttcttcttttttattttaattaaaagaaaggtTACCTCAGTTTCACTCCTTAGACATGGATGtagctaccttttttttttttgtatgttatttttttaagcaattgTGTTGAATTAGGAGTATACTTGGTGTGGAAAGAGTATGACTTTGCCATGTGATTTGCAAATGGGGGGAAAGCTACTGTGAgcgtgttttattttttaatttacaccatagagtgattttttttcccccagtgtcaAGTTTTTACCTTGCATGTACTGGAGTATTTATTTCATCTATTAAAATGTTATGTTTCTCAGATGGCTTTTTgcaattattgtttgattttcaatAGTATTTTTGTATGCTTTATGTCATCTAAGAAAGGGACAGTGGAAAGGCTACTTTCAATAGTGATGAGGAAGGTCCCCAATTCTCAACCCTTTCTGCTTTTTCCTCAAGAATTGTTCTTTTGAGCAGCCTAGGATtcaaaaatacacaaatgtaTAATATAACCTATCTTTGAAGGCAGGTATCAGGAATATGATtgaattatgtatatatagtgCCTGGGATGAACTGTTTTGGGGGGGTTGTCTTGCTTCTTCTGCAAAGTAATTTAGCTTTGTCTCCACTCATCTTTCCATCATAATGATCTGAAGTTCAGATCTGATTTGTATTCTGACTGTCATTTTCAGATTAAAACACTTCCTAATCCTGTGTGGGCTGCCTTCTCAGCTGGGAGGATCTATGTATGGAACTTAAAGTACTGTGTATCAAGTAAGAATCTTTAGCATCTTTCATGTAGATGAGTCTATTGAGACAAGATCCCTACAATtttagggagaaaaaataaaggttcTAGATTTTCATTGCAAAAGATGTAATCTGGAAAGTAAGAACTTTTTTAGAGTTACAGTATAATTGCAGGCAGACAACTTATTTTTGTGACCTTGATCTCTTAAGATATACCATGATTGATTGTATGTTGAAAGAATGCTTTGTTGATTGAAATTTGGAGTTATGGTAAGGTAGTCTGCAGACATTTAAggggattttttttgggggggtggggtagtAGTGGAATGTATAGTTTTAACATACCTAGttaaaatgttgaacattttctttctaaaagaatAACAACATTTATTTATAGTTCTTGAAATCTGGGAGGGCCACATGGATAAAAACTCATATGTCCCTTAAATTTGTATGGTTTACATTTTTTCCTAAGGATTTGTTATGCTTAAACCTTTGCAGTTCCCACAGATCTAAAGAGAATTTTTCACTGTAATACATTAGAGAGAAGAAAGTCATTTTGactgttttatttgtttgaatgGCTATGTTTATTGCAAGAATGTGAAATTCAGTGTGTAAATGTCTTTCACTTTGGGGGTAAGGCTAGGACCGTTTTGCAAATTTGGAATTGAATAAGTCTTAAAGTGGTATAGAGTACATACATGTTTCATAATGGTCAAGGGggcagttgtttttctttttaaggaccTGGTAGGTTTATACTTTTAAAGTAAAAGATGAAGGTGACCTTGAGTGTTtattcctcctccccacccttttGTAAAATGTATCTATCTGGATCAGGTTCAGGAAGATTTTGCTGGGGAGAGGGAACTCATGTGTCAATGACAATTCTATAAAACTCTTACTTTATTGGATGTATACAACTAATGATAGAATCTGTAACCATATGGCTCATTTAACCTATGCAGATCACAAAAGAAGtaaactaagtaaaataagaacgAGAAATCTGTAAATTTAGGGTTTAGTTAAGAAAAAAGTATTGCTAATGTTTTCCTGGACTCATTTCTCACAGAAGcaattttcaggaaaattcaaaccaaaaaaaaaaaaaatggtaaggaaaaaataaaatcatttgccCTATCTACTTGGACTAGCTAATCTCTCTAAATTAATTTGGAAACTTTCTCTTAGTCAAATGATAGTTCCTCTCAATGTACCTGGTATATAATACCTCTGTCCTCAAACTGATAAGTTTCAAACTTAATATAAGTAGTACTTAAACTCTTACCTACTCAGTTCATAAGGTAAGATTCAGGGCTTTTCTTTTAGCAGGGTCTTGAAATGAATTATATTCAGATTGTTTTTCCCAGCAGATTTCAAGAAGCGAGAGTGAGGAACATATTGCATATTATTTCTGAGTGTCTGCATTGCTTGACTAGGCAAGGGACTTGAGCACAGTCTTTCTTCCAGTGTACCAGGTTGctaaacttgttttttaaaatatggccttatttttgaaaaggaataTCTCAGACCTATTTCATAATAGGGTTTAATAAGGTCAGCAGAGATACTGGTTCCAGGAATAAAATC from Ictidomys tridecemlineatus isolate mIctTri1 chromosome 5, mIctTri1.hap1, whole genome shotgun sequence includes:
- the Tlnrd1 gene encoding talin rod domain-containing protein 1 — its product is MASGSAGKPTGEAASPAPVSAVGAASSQPRKRLVSVCDHCKGKMQLVADLLLLSSEARPVLFEGPASSCAGAESFEQCRDTIIARTKGLSILTHDVQSQLNMGRFGEAGDSLVELGDLVVSLTECSAHAAYLAAVATPGAQPAQPGLVDRYRVTRCRHEVEQGCAVLRATPLADMTPQLLLEVSQGLSRNLKFLTDACALASDKSRDRFSREQFKLGVKCMSTSASALLACVREVKVAPSELARSRCALFSGPLVQAVSALVGFATEPQFLGRAAAVSAEGKAVQTAILGGAMSVVSACVLLTQCLRDLAQHPDGGAKMSDHRERLRNSACAVSEGCTLLSQALRERSSPRTLPPVNSNSVN